One genomic segment of Camelus ferus isolate YT-003-E chromosome 19, BCGSAC_Cfer_1.0, whole genome shotgun sequence includes these proteins:
- the TMEM74B gene encoding transmembrane protein 74B, translating into MASPPGLELKTLSNGPQAPRRPAPLGPVAPPREGVENACFSSEEHETHFQNPGDTRLGSSPSPPGGVPSRPRSQRDDLSLRSEEGPGLEPVSRPVDYGFVSALVFLVSGILLVVTAYAIPREARVNPDTVSAREMERLEMYYARLGSHLDKCIIAGLGLLTVGGMLLSVLLMVSLCKGELYRRPTFVLGRGSRKTYGSINLRMRQLNGDGGQALVENEVVQVSETSHNVQGS; encoded by the coding sequence ATGGCATCTCCCCCCGGTCTGGAACTGAAGACACTGAGCAATGGTCCCCAGGCCCCAAGGAGACCAGCTCCTCTGGGCCCAGTGGCCCCACCCAGGGAGGGCGTGGAGAATGCCTGCTTCTCCTCAGAGGAGCATGAGACCCATTTCCAGAACCCTGGGGACACCAGACTGggcagctcccccagcccccctggGGGTGTCCCCTCACGGCCCCGATCCCAAAGGGACGATCTGTCCCTGCGTTCAGAAGAGGGGCCAGGCCTGGAGCCCGTGAGCCGCCCGGTGGATTACGGCTTTGTTTCGGCTTTGGTTTTCCTGGTGAGCGGGATCCTCCTGGTGGTGACCGCGTACGCCATCCCCCGCGAGGCCCGTGTCAACCCGGACACAGTGTCAGCGCGGGAGATGGAACGACTAGAAATGTACTACGCCCGCCTGGGCTCGCACCTGGACAAGTGCATCATCGCGGGCCTGGGGCTGCTCACAGTGGGCGGCATGCTCTTGTCCGTGCTGCTGATGGTCTCCCTGTGCAAGGGCGAGCTATACCGCCGGCCGACCTTCGTCCTGGGCAGGGGCTCCAGGAAGACTTATGGCTCCATTAACCTGCGCATGAGACAGCTCAATGGGGATGGGGGCCAGGCCCTGGTGGAGAACGAAGTCGTCCAGGTCTCAGAGACTAGCCACAACGTCCAGGGGTCTTAA
- the C19H20orf202 gene encoding LOW QUALITY PROTEIN: uncharacterized protein C20orf202 homolog (The sequence of the model RefSeq protein was modified relative to this genomic sequence to represent the inferred CDS: substituted 1 base at 1 genomic stop codon): MERPEASSTLCKSKVPXARHRVSVKVSPKDTEMKTAEEPTSSLGQTLEWLRKELAEMQVQDQRLLLTLRHLHSVLEELRTESAHWEDARSSGGTSPIRARAGSEGRGHQPSSFRGLAHLFQGVDSRRSSLP; the protein is encoded by the exons ATGGAAAGG CCTGAAGCAAGTAGCACACTGTGCAAGTCAAAGGTCCCTTAGGCCCGTCACCGGGTCAGCGTCAAGGTCTCTCCCAAGGACACCGAGATGAAAACAGCAGAAGAGCCGACTTCAAGTCTTGGGCAGACCCTGGAGTGGCTGAGAAAGGAGCTG GCTGAGATGCAGGTCCAAGACCAGAGACTCCTGCTCACGCTGAGGCATCTTCACAGTGTCCTGGAGGAGCTGCGTACAGAGAGTGCCCACTGGGAGGACGCCAGGTCCAGTGGAGGGACCTCCCCCATCAGAGCTCGAGCAGGCTCTGAAGGCAGGGGCCACCAGCCCTCCTCCTTCAGGGGCCTGGCCCACCTCTTCCAAGGGGTAGACAGCAGACGCAGCTCCCTCCCTTAA